A single window of Senegalia massiliensis DNA harbors:
- a CDS encoding YggT family protein — translation MIDNYVLIRAVRMFIQVLKILVIARIFLSLIIRDLRNPLLNSIYRITEPILYPFRVLISKLGVSTGMFDFSPLLAFLALDIVGTFIIRLLI, via the coding sequence GTGATAGATAATTATGTGTTAATTAGGGCAGTAAGAATGTTTATACAGGTACTTAAGATTTTAGTAATAGCAAGGATTTTTCTTAGTTTAATAATAAGAGATTTAAGAAATCCTTTGTTAAATTCAATTTATAGAATAACAGAGCCGATTTTATATCCTTTTAGAGTGCTTATAAGTAAATTAGGAGTAAGTACTGGAATGTTTGATTTTTCTCCTTTATTAGCTTTTTTAGCTTTGGATATAGTTGGAACCTTTATTATTAGGTTATTAATATAG
- a CDS encoding cell division protein SepF: MAEKGSIFNKVKYFVGLEDLDEEYDDFEEEEEYVEEEKNSRRSNKQKKVFNIHTNNNMKLVIHEPEIYEDIAKAIDDVKSRKPVVLNLQQMDDDEKRKAFDFTSGAIYTLEGNIQKVAIDIFILAPSNVEIDGIIHEELKNKGIFPWQK; the protein is encoded by the coding sequence ATGGCAGAAAAGGGAAGCATTTTTAATAAAGTAAAATATTTTGTAGGGCTAGAAGACTTAGATGAAGAGTATGATGATTTTGAAGAAGAAGAAGAGTATGTAGAAGAAGAAAAAAATTCTAGAAGATCCAATAAACAAAAAAAAGTATTTAATATTCATACTAACAATAATATGAAACTTGTAATTCATGAGCCTGAAATATATGAAGATATTGCTAAGGCTATAGATGATGTAAAAAGTAGAAAACCTGTAGTACTTAATTTGCAACAAATGGATGATGATGAGAAAAGAAAAGCATTTGATTTTACAAGTGGAGCAATCTATACATTAGAGGGTAATATTCAAAAAGTTGCAATAGATATATTTATTTTAGCTCCAAGCAATGTAGAAATAGATGGAATTATACATGAGGAATTAAAAAACAAGGGTATTTTTCCATGGCAGAAATAA
- a CDS encoding DivIVA domain-containing protein has translation MLTPLDIQNKEFNKGVRGYNIKEVETFLDEIISDYERLHKENIELKDKMSALNDKVKYYNSMEDTLQKTLVVAQKTAEEVNYTAKEKSDNIIEEAERKSREIIDNANKEVMNIKQEYEEVKKEMLLFKMKFKTLLKSQLEMSEELFVEENIMIEE, from the coding sequence ATGTTAACACCACTTGACATTCAAAATAAGGAATTTAACAAAGGCGTTAGGGGATATAATATAAAAGAAGTTGAAACATTTTTAGATGAAATAATTTCTGATTATGAAAGATTACATAAAGAGAATATAGAATTAAAAGATAAGATGTCTGCTTTAAATGATAAGGTAAAATACTATAATAGTATGGAAGATACATTACAAAAGACATTGGTAGTTGCTCAAAAAACTGCTGAAGAAGTGAATTATACAGCTAAAGAAAAAAGTGACAATATAATAGAAGAAGCTGAAAGAAAGTCACGAGAAATAATAGATAATGCAAATAAAGAAGTTATGAATATAAAGCAAGAATATGAAGAAGTAAAAAAAGAAATGCTTCTCTTTAAAATGAAATTTAAAACATTACTTAAATCACAGTTAGAAATGTCAGAAGAACTTTTTGTAGAAGAAAATATAATGATTGAAGAATAA
- a CDS encoding 5'-methylthioadenosine/adenosylhomocysteine nucleosidase: MIFGIIGAMDEEIEKIKNEMEIEKKSVKAKTTFYKGVFEGKKIVLVRCGIGKVNAAIITQLLISEYEVDIIINTGVAGGVKEEIEIGDIVVSTDVLEHDFDATSFGYPLGQIPRLEVLAFNADKYLIELAINSSEKELEYGSVYKGRIVSGDIFVSSKEIKKRLWDNFDAYCVEMEGAAIGHTAYINNKPFLIIRSISDKADGSANDNFNEFVDLASERSFGILKRILKSYKQ; the protein is encoded by the coding sequence ATGATATTTGGAATTATAGGTGCAATGGATGAAGAAATTGAAAAAATAAAAAATGAAATGGAAATAGAAAAAAAGTCTGTTAAAGCTAAAACTACTTTTTATAAAGGGGTATTTGAGGGTAAAAAAATAGTATTAGTAAGGTGCGGCATAGGAAAAGTAAATGCAGCAATTATAACTCAGCTATTAATTAGTGAATATGAAGTTGATATCATAATAAATACAGGAGTTGCTGGAGGAGTAAAAGAAGAAATAGAAATAGGAGATATAGTTGTATCAACAGATGTTTTAGAACATGATTTTGATGCAACAAGCTTTGGATATCCTTTAGGACAAATCCCTAGATTAGAAGTATTAGCATTTAATGCTGATAAATATTTAATAGAATTGGCTATAAATTCTTCTGAGAAAGAATTAGAATATGGAAGTGTATATAAAGGCAGAATAGTATCAGGAGATATTTTTGTATCATCAAAAGAAATTAAAAAAAGGTTATGGGATAATTTTGATGCATATTGTGTAGAGATGGAAGGAGCTGCAATTGGACATACTGCTTATATAAATAACAAACCTTTTTTAATTATAAGATCAATCTCAGATAAGGCTGATGGTTCAGCAAATGATAATTTTAATGAGTTTGTTGATTTAGCTAGTGAGAGATCATTTGGAATATTAAAAAGGATTTTAAAGAGTTATAAGCAGTAA
- a CDS encoding YggS family pyridoxal phosphate-dependent enzyme, whose product MKENIKLIEGKIEDACNRANRNRSDVKLIAVTKTQSIESIEEIIDSGLYHIGENKVQEIMDKYDSLNKEELNWHMIGHLQSNKVKYIIDKMNLFHSLDRLSLAKELNKRARKIDRVVDVLIQVNVAEEESKFGIKKQEIWDFIESLKKYPFIAVKGLMVMAPFDEEPENIRYVFKEAKSLFEDIKKKEIPYIDMKYLSMGMTNDFEIAIEEGSNLVRVGTGIFGKRK is encoded by the coding sequence ATTAAAGAAAATATTAAATTGATAGAAGGAAAAATAGAAGATGCATGTAATAGAGCAAATAGAAATAGATCTGATGTAAAATTAATTGCTGTTACAAAAACTCAATCTATAGAATCCATAGAAGAAATAATTGATTCTGGATTATATCATATAGGAGAAAATAAAGTTCAAGAAATAATGGATAAATATGATAGTCTAAATAAAGAAGAGTTAAATTGGCACATGATAGGACATTTACAATCTAATAAGGTTAAATACATAATAGATAAAATGAATTTATTTCATTCTCTTGACAGGCTATCTCTTGCTAAAGAGCTTAATAAAAGAGCTAGAAAAATTGATAGAGTAGTTGATGTATTAATACAAGTAAATGTTGCAGAAGAAGAAAGTAAGTTTGGGATAAAAAAACAGGAGATATGGGATTTTATAGAATCTCTTAAAAAATATCCTTTTATAGCTGTAAAAGGTCTTATGGTAATGGCTCCATTTGATGAGGAACCTGAAAATATAAGGTATGTATTTAAAGAAGCAAAATCTTTATTTGAAGATATAAAGAAAAAAGAAATTCCTTATATAGATATGAAATATCTTTCAATGGGGATGACTAATGATTTTGAAATTGCAATTGAAGAAGGATCAAATTTAGTAAGAGTTGGTACAGGTATTTTTGGTAAAAGAAAATAA
- a CDS encoding RNA-binding protein, translating to MIDDKKKYLEHIDDKNEIINLRKLLDNIEIVMRDKNIISTDFLNPYQRKLSYSILNRFMDISYHEEGGYDNAERKMIILYPEYLSYTKFNDIISVLEITSNYDFSKISHKDILGSFMGLGIKREKIGDIIISDEYAQIIISPELKDYIILNLEKIGTQSVTIKEICKQDIIEYEKKHKKIYTTVSSLRLDVIVSSIFNLSRKDSSNMIKSGKVKVDFKPIDNISYNLNGGELISVRKKGRVKFEDILGESKKGKLRILIYKYI from the coding sequence ATGATTGATGACAAAAAGAAATATTTGGAACATATAGATGATAAAAATGAAATCATTAATTTGAGGAAATTATTAGATAACATAGAAATTGTTATGCGAGACAAAAATATTATATCAACTGATTTTTTGAATCCATATCAAAGAAAACTTTCTTATTCTATATTAAATAGATTTATGGATATAAGTTATCATGAAGAAGGCGGCTATGATAATGCAGAAAGAAAAATGATAATTTTATATCCCGAATATCTAAGTTATACTAAATTTAATGATATAATATCCGTTTTAGAAATTACTAGTAATTATGATTTTTCTAAAATAAGTCATAAAGATATATTAGGTTCTTTTATGGGACTTGGAATTAAAAGAGAAAAAATTGGAGATATTATTATTTCAGATGAATATGCACAGATAATAATATCTCCTGAATTAAAAGATTACATAATTTTAAATTTAGAAAAAATTGGAACCCAGTCTGTTACAATTAAAGAAATATGCAAGCAAGATATTATAGAATATGAAAAAAAACATAAAAAAATATATACAACAGTTTCTTCGCTTCGTTTGGATGTAATAGTTAGTTCAATTTTTAATTTGTCAAGAAAAGATAGCTCAAACATGATTAAATCTGGTAAAGTTAAAGTTGATTTTAAACCGATAGATAATATATCTTATAATCTAAATGGTGGGGAGTTAATATCTGTTAGAAAAAAAGGTAGAGTTAAGTTTGAAGATATATTAGGTGAAAGTAAGAAAGGAAAATTAAGAATACTAATATATAAATACATATAA